Proteins from a genomic interval of Terriglobia bacterium:
- a CDS encoding UvrD-helicase domain-containing protein — protein MSALLDGLNPAQVEAVTCGGGPILVLAGAGSGKTRVITHRIAHLVLEVGVDPSRIVAVTFTNKAAGEMRTRVARLLGDAALPSWIGTFHALCLRILRRDGRRIGLDPGFVVYDADDQLAVVRRILRDESSDDAPSSARPVLSKISRAKNAMVTPPELAGRAFSPEARLAARAYALYEERLKRASAVDFDDLLLRALELLTAAGEAPSGYAERCEHLLVDEYQDTNRPQYGLVNALSAVHGNVCVVGDEDQSIYRFRGADIRNILDFERDHKGARVVRLEENYRSTGTILDAAGAVVARNRNRKGKSLWTRNARGEPLEVYHAADDRSEARWIARRIAELLPGRAHEDFAVLYRTNAQSRLIEEFLRADRLPYQVVGSVRFYERKEVKDLLAYLKLAANPGDDVSFRRIVNAPPRGIGDATLEVVEGAARSRGVPLGAAAALVLGEGLASPRAARPLRSFLDLVLELTRLAEREPAVLLLEKLVSDLGYADYLARSHPGEGADRMDNVRALISAAAEYQEETGEGRLQGFLDRSALVSDADEVGARPGITLMTVHCAKGLEFPVVFLAGLEENLFPHSRSRDSDDELEEERRLCYVAMTRARERLLLSRAEVRRIQGEPVHAGPSRFLFEIPSTLLREAVPKPWDRLADGGPERTYRGTAFGGSSAARAASRPRAAEPTAVAPRHAGPPPEDGFAVGAIVAHPKFGSGRIVDREGMGKTLKLTIHFAGQGSKKILPAYTTLEVVSR, from the coding sequence ATGAGCGCCCTACTCGACGGCCTCAACCCCGCGCAGGTCGAGGCGGTGACCTGCGGCGGTGGGCCGATCCTGGTCCTCGCGGGCGCCGGCTCGGGCAAGACCCGCGTCATCACCCACCGGATCGCCCACCTCGTCCTCGAGGTCGGCGTGGACCCCTCGCGGATCGTCGCCGTGACGTTCACGAACAAAGCGGCCGGCGAGATGCGCACGCGGGTCGCGCGGCTCCTAGGCGACGCGGCGCTCCCCTCGTGGATCGGCACGTTCCACGCGCTGTGCCTCAGGATCCTCCGCCGCGACGGCCGGAGGATCGGCCTCGATCCGGGGTTCGTCGTCTACGACGCGGACGACCAGCTCGCCGTCGTGCGGCGGATCCTGAGGGACGAGTCGAGCGACGACGCCCCTTCGTCGGCCCGGCCGGTCCTCTCGAAGATCAGCCGCGCGAAGAACGCGATGGTGACCCCGCCGGAGCTGGCCGGCCGCGCCTTCTCGCCCGAGGCGAGGCTGGCGGCGCGCGCGTACGCGCTCTACGAGGAGAGGCTCAAGCGCGCCTCGGCCGTGGACTTCGACGACCTCCTCCTGCGGGCCCTCGAGCTGCTGACCGCCGCGGGGGAGGCGCCTTCCGGATACGCCGAGCGCTGCGAGCACCTCCTGGTGGACGAGTACCAGGACACGAACCGGCCGCAGTACGGCTTGGTGAACGCGCTCTCGGCGGTCCACGGCAATGTCTGCGTCGTGGGGGACGAGGACCAGTCGATCTACCGGTTCCGCGGGGCGGACATCCGGAACATCCTCGACTTCGAGAGGGACCACAAGGGCGCCCGCGTGGTCAGGCTGGAGGAGAACTACCGCTCCACCGGAACCATCCTCGACGCCGCCGGCGCCGTGGTCGCCCGGAACCGGAACCGCAAGGGGAAGAGCCTCTGGACCCGGAACGCCCGCGGGGAGCCGCTGGAGGTCTACCACGCGGCGGACGATCGGTCCGAGGCCAGGTGGATCGCCCGGCGGATCGCGGAGCTGCTCCCGGGGCGCGCCCACGAGGACTTCGCGGTCCTCTATCGGACCAACGCGCAGTCGCGGCTGATCGAGGAGTTCCTCCGCGCGGACCGCCTCCCGTACCAGGTGGTGGGCTCGGTGCGCTTCTACGAGCGGAAAGAGGTGAAGGACCTCCTCGCGTATCTCAAGCTCGCCGCCAACCCCGGCGACGACGTGTCGTTCCGCCGGATCGTGAACGCGCCACCCCGGGGGATCGGCGACGCGACCCTCGAGGTCGTCGAGGGGGCCGCGCGGTCTCGCGGCGTCCCGCTCGGGGCCGCCGCCGCCCTCGTGCTCGGGGAGGGGCTCGCGTCGCCGCGCGCGGCGCGGCCGCTCCGGAGCTTCCTCGATCTCGTCCTGGAGCTGACGAGGCTGGCCGAGCGCGAGCCGGCGGTGCTCCTGCTCGAGAAGCTGGTCTCCGATCTCGGCTACGCCGACTATCTGGCCCGCTCGCACCCGGGCGAGGGCGCCGATCGGATGGACAACGTGCGTGCCCTGATCTCCGCGGCGGCGGAGTACCAGGAGGAAACCGGAGAAGGCCGGCTCCAGGGGTTCCTGGACCGGTCGGCCCTGGTCTCGGATGCGGACGAGGTCGGCGCGCGGCCGGGCATCACGCTCATGACCGTCCACTGCGCCAAGGGGCTCGAGTTCCCGGTGGTCTTCCTGGCCGGCCTCGAGGAGAACCTCTTCCCCCACAGCCGGTCGCGGGATTCCGACGACGAGCTCGAGGAGGAGCGCCGGCTCTGCTACGTGGCGATGACCCGCGCCCGCGAGCGGCTGCTCCTGAGCCGCGCCGAGGTCCGCCGCATCCAGGGCGAGCCGGTCCACGCCGGCCCTTCCCGCTTCCTGTTCGAGATCCCGTCGACGCTCCTTCGCGAGGCCGTCCCGAAGCCCTGGGACCGCCTCGCCGACGGCGGGCCGGAGCGCACGTACCGCGGCACTGCATTCGGCGGCTCCTCCGCCGCCCGCGCCGCGTCGCGCCCACGGGCGGCCGAGCCCACCGCGGTCGCGCCGCGCCACGCCGGTCCTCCGCCCGAGGACGGATTCGCCGTCGGCGCGATCGTGGCCCACCCGAAATTCGGGAGCGGGCGGATCGTGGATCGGGAGGGGATGGGCAAGACGCTGAAGCTGACGATCCACTTCGCCGGGCAGGGCTCGAAGAAGATCCTCCCGGCCTACACGACCCTCGAGGTCGTCTCACGTTGA
- the glmS gene encoding glutamine--fructose-6-phosphate transaminase (isomerizing), with the protein MCGIVGYIGPKDPVEVLVDGLRRLEYRGYDSAGIAVVDAEGVLSIRRAPGKLRDLERVIAERPVRGVYGIGHTRWATHGRPTEENAHPHRDCTGRLVVIHNGIIENYLELKHELTALGHRFVTETDTEVVAHALEQEMKVSGADLPAAFRAVLPRLRGIYAIVAMSADAPRMLVAGRLGPPLVAGVGAGEYFVASDIPALLAHTKDVVFLDDHEMVVVTPEGLRFSKSDGTPIEKTPTRIPWDPIMAEKGGYKHFMLKEIHEQARAVRDTLLGRVSMESAEVFLDEIGVSDDDLRSVERAVIVACGTSWHAGLVGKFLLERLARLPVSVDYASEYRYRSPILSRRVLPIFISQSGETADTLAAQREAKLRGALTLAICNVRGSMLTREASGTIYTLAGPEIGVASTKAFTSQIVALALLALKLGRARGTLGEAEAAEFVRHLYHAPVQMELFLGSGDGVLEIARTFHQHRDFLFLGRGVNYPIALEGALKLKEISYIHAEGYPAGEMKHGPIALIDESMPVVALAPHDLVFEKMLSNIEEVKARSGIVIAVTDREDRDLEDKADVTIRVPATHELLAPLLLVLPLQLLAYHIALLRGCDVDQPRNLAKSVTVE; encoded by the coding sequence ATGTGCGGCATCGTCGGCTACATCGGCCCCAAGGACCCCGTCGAGGTGCTGGTGGACGGGCTCCGCCGGCTAGAGTACCGCGGGTACGACTCCGCGGGGATCGCCGTGGTGGACGCGGAGGGCGTGCTGTCCATCCGCCGCGCCCCCGGAAAGCTCCGGGACCTCGAGCGCGTGATCGCGGAGCGCCCGGTCCGCGGCGTGTACGGCATCGGCCACACCCGGTGGGCGACCCACGGCCGCCCCACCGAGGAGAACGCCCACCCGCATCGCGACTGCACCGGACGGCTCGTGGTGATCCACAACGGGATCATCGAGAACTACCTCGAGCTCAAGCACGAGCTGACCGCCCTCGGCCACCGGTTCGTCACCGAAACCGACACGGAGGTCGTCGCCCACGCCCTCGAGCAGGAGATGAAGGTATCGGGGGCGGACCTGCCGGCCGCGTTCCGCGCGGTGCTCCCCCGCCTCCGCGGGATCTACGCGATCGTCGCCATGTCCGCCGACGCGCCGCGGATGCTGGTGGCCGGGAGGCTCGGCCCGCCGCTCGTCGCCGGAGTCGGCGCCGGCGAGTACTTCGTCGCGTCGGACATTCCCGCGCTGCTCGCGCACACCAAGGACGTCGTCTTCCTCGACGATCACGAGATGGTCGTGGTCACCCCCGAGGGGCTCCGGTTCTCGAAGTCGGACGGCACGCCGATCGAGAAGACGCCGACGAGGATCCCGTGGGATCCGATCATGGCCGAGAAGGGCGGCTACAAGCACTTCATGCTGAAGGAGATCCACGAGCAGGCACGAGCCGTTCGGGACACGCTCCTCGGCCGGGTCTCGATGGAGTCCGCGGAGGTCTTCCTCGACGAGATCGGGGTCTCGGACGACGACCTCCGGTCGGTGGAGCGCGCGGTCATCGTCGCGTGCGGCACCTCCTGGCACGCGGGGCTCGTCGGGAAGTTCCTGCTCGAGCGGCTCGCCCGCCTTCCCGTGAGCGTGGACTACGCGTCGGAGTACCGCTACCGGAGCCCGATCCTGAGCCGTCGCGTGCTGCCGATCTTCATCAGCCAGTCCGGCGAGACCGCCGACACCCTGGCGGCGCAGCGGGAGGCGAAGCTCCGCGGCGCCCTCACGCTCGCCATCTGCAACGTCCGGGGCTCGATGCTGACCCGCGAAGCGTCGGGGACGATCTACACCCTCGCCGGTCCCGAGATCGGGGTCGCCTCGACCAAGGCGTTCACCAGCCAGATCGTCGCGCTCGCGCTCCTCGCCTTGAAGCTCGGACGCGCCCGTGGGACCCTCGGCGAGGCGGAGGCGGCTGAATTCGTCCGGCACCTCTACCACGCCCCGGTGCAGATGGAGCTCTTCCTGGGCTCGGGCGACGGCGTGCTGGAGATCGCGCGCACCTTCCACCAGCACCGGGACTTCCTGTTCCTCGGCCGCGGCGTCAACTACCCGATCGCGCTCGAGGGAGCGCTCAAGCTCAAGGAGATCTCGTACATTCACGCCGAGGGGTACCCGGCCGGCGAGATGAAGCACGGCCCGATCGCGCTCATCGACGAATCGATGCCTGTGGTCGCGCTCGCTCCTCACGACCTCGTGTTCGAGAAGATGCTGTCGAACATCGAGGAGGTGAAGGCGCGGTCCGGGATCGTGATCGCGGTGACCGACCGCGAGGACCGGGATCTCGAGGACAAGGCCGACGTCACGATCCGAGTCCCGGCCACCCACGAGCTGCTCGCTCCCCTGCTTCTGGTCCTGCCGCTCCAGCTCCTCGCGTATCACATCGCGCTCCTCAGGGGCTGCGACGTGGACCAGCCGAGGAACCTGGCCAAGAGCGTGACCGTCGAGTAG
- the glmU gene encoding bifunctional UDP-N-acetylglucosamine diphosphorylase/glucosamine-1-phosphate N-acetyltransferase GlmU produces the protein MRRRAIGASPAVLVLAAGLGKRMRSSRIKLLHPVAGRPMVAHVLEAARAIRPSRLVTVIGHQADEVRAALSELCEDFVLQAEQRGTGHAVLMARSLLLGSGSSSLLILNGDLPTLRPKTLRALVARHRRSGSALTLVSAEVRDPRGYGRVVRDRSGRVLRIVEDRDATATERGIREINCGIYCADGRKLLSVLRSLRPTNAQREVYLTDAVHRLLARGERVVAALSSDAEEVLGVNTRAELGRAGRTLYARKAEELQAAGVTLLDPSRIFVDPRARIGRDTVIYPGVMVEGPSVIGRECIVRSGCRLVDVILGRGVEIKDLSVIEESRLLDGSSAGPFAHLRPGAILEPGARVGNFVELKKSRLGRGSKAQHLTYLGDATIGPGCNIGAGTITCNYDGKRKYPTTLGPGVFIGSDAQLIAPVRVGKGAYVAAGTTVTDDVPAGALAIGRARQTNVPGWVARRRKKLRGAGRNKRP, from the coding sequence ATGAGACGCCGCGCGATCGGGGCCTCCCCGGCCGTTCTCGTGCTGGCCGCCGGCCTCGGGAAGCGGATGCGCTCCTCCCGCATCAAGTTGCTGCATCCCGTCGCGGGACGGCCCATGGTGGCCCACGTCCTCGAGGCGGCGCGCGCGATCCGTCCCTCGCGGCTCGTCACCGTCATCGGCCACCAGGCGGACGAGGTTCGCGCGGCGCTGTCCGAGCTGTGCGAGGACTTCGTGCTCCAGGCGGAGCAGAGGGGAACCGGGCACGCGGTGCTCATGGCCCGCTCCCTCCTCCTGGGGTCCGGGTCTTCCTCCCTGCTGATCCTGAACGGCGACCTTCCGACGCTCCGTCCCAAGACGCTCCGCGCCCTCGTCGCGCGGCATCGGCGGTCCGGGTCGGCGCTCACGCTCGTCTCCGCGGAGGTGCGCGACCCTCGCGGATACGGTCGCGTCGTGCGCGACCGGTCGGGCCGCGTGCTCCGCATCGTCGAGGACCGCGACGCGACCGCGACCGAGCGGGGGATCCGGGAGATCAACTGCGGGATCTACTGCGCGGACGGGAGGAAGCTTCTGTCCGTGCTGCGGTCGCTCAGGCCCACGAACGCCCAGCGGGAGGTCTACCTGACCGACGCCGTCCACCGGCTGCTCGCCCGGGGAGAGCGCGTCGTCGCCGCCCTGAGCTCCGACGCGGAGGAGGTGCTCGGGGTCAACACCCGGGCGGAGCTCGGGAGGGCGGGGCGGACGCTCTACGCGCGCAAGGCCGAGGAGCTCCAGGCCGCCGGGGTCACCCTGCTCGATCCGTCGAGAATTTTCGTGGACCCGAGGGCGCGGATCGGGCGCGACACGGTGATCTACCCCGGCGTCATGGTCGAGGGCCCCTCGGTGATCGGCCGGGAGTGCATCGTCCGCTCGGGATGCCGGCTGGTGGACGTGATCCTCGGCCGCGGCGTCGAGATCAAGGACCTGAGCGTCATCGAGGAGAGCAGGCTCCTCGACGGCTCGTCGGCGGGCCCGTTCGCCCACCTGAGGCCCGGCGCGATCCTCGAGCCCGGCGCCAGGGTGGGCAACTTCGTCGAGCTCAAGAAGTCGCGCCTGGGGCGCGGCAGCAAGGCCCAGCACCTGACCTACCTGGGGGACGCGACCATCGGGCCGGGCTGCAACATCGGGGCCGGCACGATCACCTGCAATTACGACGGCAAGCGAAAGTACCCGACCACGTTGGGACCCGGCGTCTTCATCGGGAGCGACGCCCAGCTGATCGCGCCGGTCCGGGTGGGCAAGGGCGCGTACGTCGCCGCCGGCACCACGGTGACCGACGACGTGCCGGCGGGCGCTCTGGCCATCGGCCGCGCCCGCCAGACGAACGTGCCCGGCTGGGTGGCGCGTCGCCGCAAGAAGCTCCGGGGGGCCGGCCGGAACAAGAGGCCGTAA
- the folK gene encoding 2-amino-4-hydroxy-6-hydroxymethyldihydropteridine diphosphokinase encodes MADGYVGIGSNLGDREAHLRAGLLGMVRRGLHPAALSSVWETEAVSTGEPGWFLNMVARIETFWPPEEVLARLLDVEADEGRVRTFRNAPRVLDLDLLLLGDHRRDGEELVLPHPRMWGRRFVLAPLEEIAPGLVNPSSGRTVREELLALPDSHAVRKVGTLALPGARPV; translated from the coding sequence ATGGCGGACGGCTACGTCGGAATCGGCAGCAATCTGGGGGACCGCGAAGCCCACCTGCGCGCCGGCCTTCTCGGGATGGTCCGGCGCGGGCTCCACCCCGCCGCCCTCTCTTCCGTGTGGGAGACGGAGGCGGTTTCGACCGGGGAGCCCGGGTGGTTCCTGAACATGGTCGCTCGCATCGAGACCTTCTGGCCGCCGGAGGAGGTGCTGGCGCGGCTCCTCGACGTCGAGGCGGACGAGGGTCGCGTGCGGACGTTCAGGAACGCGCCGAGAGTGCTGGACCTCGATCTCCTGCTGCTGGGCGATCACCGGCGCGACGGCGAGGAGCTGGTCCTGCCGCATCCGCGGATGTGGGGGCGGCGATTCGTGCTCGCCCCGCTCGAGGAGATCGCTCCGGGCCTCGTCAATCCGTCGAGCGGTCGCACGGTGCGGGAGGAGCTCCTAGCGCTCCCCGATTCCCACGCGGTCCGCAAGGTCGGGACGCTTGCCTTGCCGGGAGCGCGCCCCGTATAA
- a CDS encoding deoxynucleoside kinase, which yields MKFRSIAVEGPIGVGKTSFVELLARKTEAQKLLEKIDNPFLRDFYQDKQGAAFQAQLFFLLSRYRQLMDLGQRDLFHQVSLCDYIFPKDKIFAYLNLDDSELLIYDKLYAMLESQVPKPDLVIFLQAETARLVERIKRRRRDYEAEISEAYVNEVNKAYNYFFFHYTQTPLLVIDTTEIDFVHHEEHLDELIEQIRKMDRGVQYYRPLGTAP from the coding sequence ATGAAGTTCAGGTCGATCGCGGTCGAAGGCCCCATCGGCGTCGGGAAAACCTCGTTCGTGGAGCTCCTCGCCAGGAAGACGGAAGCGCAGAAGCTCCTCGAGAAGATCGACAACCCGTTCCTCCGGGACTTCTATCAGGACAAGCAGGGCGCGGCGTTCCAGGCGCAGCTGTTCTTCCTCCTTTCACGCTACCGGCAGCTCATGGATCTCGGCCAGCGGGACCTCTTCCACCAGGTCTCGCTCTGCGATTACATCTTCCCGAAGGACAAGATCTTCGCCTACCTGAACCTCGACGACAGCGAGCTGCTGATCTACGACAAGCTCTACGCCATGCTCGAGTCCCAGGTACCGAAGCCCGACCTCGTGATCTTCCTCCAGGCCGAGACCGCGCGCCTCGTGGAGCGGATCAAGCGGCGGCGCCGCGACTACGAGGCCGAGATCAGCGAGGCGTACGTCAACGAAGTCAACAAGGCGTACAACTACTTCTTCTTCCACTACACCCAGACACCGCTCCTGGTGATCGATACCACCGAGATCGACTTCGTCCACCACGAGGAGCACCTCGACGAGCTGATCGAGCAGATCCGCAAGATGGACCGGGGGGTGCAGTACTACCGGCCCCTCGGCACCGCGCCCTGA
- the panB gene encoding 3-methyl-2-oxobutanoate hydroxymethyltransferase: MTVPAFGSRKGQGGPLVVLTAYDAPSALAAEEAGVDCLLVGDSLGMVVLGYDTTLKVTMDEMLHHARAVGRTRRRALLVVDMPWLSFHLGAEDAVRNAARFVREAGADAVKIEGGRRRLPVVAAILDAEIPVMGHLGLTPQSVLRFGGYKVQAREDAEAEALVEDARALAEAGVFSLVLEGIPADLAQRVTEEVPVPTIGIGAGRRCDGQVLVIHDLLGRLPGPVPKFVRRYAGVHEVEVEAIRRWADDVRRGDYPSDAETYA, encoded by the coding sequence ATGACCGTTCCCGCCTTCGGGTCCCGGAAGGGGCAGGGCGGCCCCCTCGTCGTGCTGACCGCCTACGACGCTCCCTCGGCGCTCGCCGCGGAGGAGGCGGGAGTGGACTGCCTGCTGGTCGGCGACTCCCTGGGCATGGTCGTCCTGGGTTACGACACCACGCTCAAGGTCACGATGGACGAAATGCTCCATCATGCCAGGGCGGTCGGCCGGACGCGCCGGCGCGCGCTGCTCGTAGTGGACATGCCGTGGCTCTCGTTCCACCTGGGTGCCGAGGACGCGGTGCGCAACGCCGCCCGCTTCGTGCGGGAAGCCGGCGCGGACGCGGTGAAGATCGAGGGCGGGCGCCGGCGGCTGCCGGTGGTGGCGGCGATCCTCGACGCCGAGATCCCGGTGATGGGCCACCTCGGCCTCACCCCGCAGTCGGTGCTCCGTTTCGGCGGCTACAAGGTCCAGGCCCGGGAGGACGCGGAGGCCGAGGCCCTGGTCGAGGACGCCCGGGCGCTGGCCGAGGCCGGCGTGTTCTCGCTGGTCCTCGAGGGGATCCCGGCCGATCTCGCCCAGAGGGTCACGGAAGAGGTCCCGGTCCCCACCATCGGCATCGGAGCGGGCCGCCGCTGCGACGGCCAGGTGCTGGTGATCCACGACCTCCTCGGGAGGCTGCCCGGACCGGTGCCGAAATTCGTGCGCCGTTACGCCGGGGTTCACGAGGTCGAGGTCGAGGCGATAAGGCGGTGGGCCGACGACGTGCGCCGGGGGGATTACCCGTCGGACGCCGAGACCTACGCCTGA
- the panC gene encoding pantoate--beta-alanine ligase has protein sequence MDIVRRVHSMKEMARQGRERARRIGFVPTMGYLHEGHMSLVRRVKEMADLIVVSIFVNPTQFGPGEDYANYPRDLARDADRCVSEGVDVVFAPEADEIYAADACTFVEVEGLSARLEGASRPGHFRGVATVVLKLLNIVQPHVVAFGQKDAQQAVIVQRMTRDLLLDTEILVVPIVRDADGVALSSRNVRLASAERRAAQAIPRGLKEAEKAIEGGERDPGRIVKTARDVLEAEPILRVDYVELVDTARLQPVAIASGEMLLAVAVYAGKTRLIDNIVVTP, from the coding sequence ATGGACATCGTCCGACGCGTCCACTCGATGAAGGAAATGGCACGGCAGGGCCGGGAGAGGGCGAGGAGGATCGGATTCGTCCCGACGATGGGCTACCTGCACGAGGGGCACATGAGCCTCGTCCGCCGCGTGAAGGAGATGGCGGACCTGATCGTCGTCTCCATCTTCGTCAACCCGACGCAGTTCGGTCCGGGCGAGGACTACGCCAACTATCCGAGGGACCTCGCTCGCGACGCCGACCGGTGCGTGAGCGAGGGGGTGGACGTGGTGTTCGCCCCCGAGGCCGACGAGATCTACGCCGCGGACGCGTGCACCTTCGTGGAGGTCGAGGGTCTGTCCGCCCGGCTCGAGGGGGCGAGCCGTCCCGGCCACTTCCGCGGCGTCGCCACCGTGGTGCTGAAGCTTCTCAACATCGTGCAGCCGCACGTGGTCGCGTTCGGCCAAAAGGACGCCCAGCAAGCGGTGATCGTCCAGCGGATGACCCGGGACCTCCTGCTCGACACGGAGATCCTCGTGGTCCCCATCGTCCGCGACGCGGACGGCGTCGCGCTGTCGAGCCGCAACGTCCGCCTCGCTTCAGCGGAGCGGCGGGCCGCGCAGGCGATACCCCGCGGCCTCAAGGAGGCGGAAAAGGCGATCGAGGGCGGCGAGCGGGACCCGGGTCGGATCGTGAAGACCGCGCGGGATGTCCTCGAGGCCGAGCCGATCCTGAGGGTGGATTACGTCGAGCTGGTGGACACCGCGAGGCTTCAGCCGGTCGCGATCGCCTCGGGGGAGATGCTCCTCGCGGTCGCGGTTTACGCCGGGAAGACCCGCCTCATCGACAACATCGTCGTCACCCCGTGA